The Vampirovibrio chlorellavorus genome has a segment encoding these proteins:
- a CDS encoding peptidoglycan D,D-transpeptidase FtsI family protein yields the protein MSTGTRDGYRQRQRQHLQQRRTSSPPRPPREPRSRDTFSPKRFRILLLILGFILMAMIGKLFYIQLIDANHLKKKAQLSRNQALTLFNRGRIVDRGGMVLAQDTVLYDLFVHPKYFFKMPVAQIATALAPVLEMDETKLLEKLSEPYTTIGVKKNLTKPQMEAILAVRTPVVAQDPKTKKLILDDNGRPVVRQVRLPGLDFVKKNVRNYPQGNLAAHVLGYVNDEAQVSSGVESSAAKILKKKPTDLNNTYLDGRGNVVDLGKLDPKNLVTLPKAQDVQLTIDARLQYVAERELAAGLARSHAKRGTVIMMDPRTGELLAFAVLPTYSPDRFYKASAEELKNWAITDVYPPGSTFKILTVASGLELGKISRDSRILDTGKMKVGGWTIQNYDYGKHGAPGMIDLTYLLMHSSNIASAKISLMLPAQQHHAMLKLMGIGSRTGIDIPGESAGIILPPKSWDESTHASIGYGYGMAATPLQIASAVAAIANGGIWNSPHVMKGSPVTHRRIFSEKTCADMRYLLTRSIQDAKTSTVRVDGVEVAGKTGTSRKPRAEGVGYSPDVYTSFVGFFPAKSPKVLIMVVVDSPQMAESWGSTVAGPIFRNIAQETVSYLGLNAAKIARTSVASTSGLGGVHSMAGVPVPASTHTH from the coding sequence GTGTCTACGGGTACTAGGGACGGTTACCGCCAGCGACAACGGCAGCATTTGCAGCAGCGACGCACGTCATCGCCGCCGCGTCCTCCCCGTGAGCCCCGGTCCCGGGATACTTTTTCTCCCAAGCGCTTCCGCATTTTATTGCTGATTCTGGGCTTTATCCTGATGGCCATGATCGGCAAACTGTTCTACATCCAGCTGATTGACGCCAATCACCTGAAGAAGAAGGCGCAGCTATCACGCAATCAGGCCCTCACCCTGTTCAATCGGGGGCGTATCGTGGATCGGGGCGGTATGGTGCTGGCGCAGGACACGGTTCTCTACGATTTGTTCGTGCATCCCAAGTATTTTTTCAAGATGCCGGTGGCGCAAATTGCCACAGCATTGGCTCCGGTGCTGGAGATGGATGAGACAAAGCTGCTGGAAAAACTTTCGGAGCCTTACACCACGATCGGGGTGAAAAAGAACCTGACCAAGCCCCAAATGGAAGCCATTCTGGCCGTGCGAACCCCCGTGGTGGCCCAGGACCCCAAGACTAAAAAGTTGATTCTGGATGACAATGGCCGTCCGGTGGTGCGTCAGGTGCGCTTGCCGGGTCTGGATTTTGTGAAAAAGAACGTGCGGAACTACCCGCAGGGCAATCTGGCGGCTCACGTGCTGGGTTACGTGAATGATGAGGCCCAGGTCAGCTCCGGGGTGGAGTCTTCCGCCGCTAAAATCCTCAAGAAAAAGCCCACTGACCTGAACAATACCTATCTGGACGGTCGGGGCAACGTGGTGGACCTGGGCAAGCTGGATCCCAAAAATCTGGTGACCTTGCCCAAGGCGCAGGACGTGCAATTGACCATTGACGCCCGTCTGCAATACGTGGCCGAGCGGGAACTGGCCGCTGGTTTGGCCCGTAGCCACGCCAAGCGGGGCACGGTCATTATGATGGATCCCCGCACCGGGGAGCTACTGGCCTTTGCCGTATTGCCCACTTACTCGCCGGATCGTTTCTACAAGGCTTCCGCTGAGGAATTGAAAAACTGGGCCATTACCGATGTGTATCCCCCCGGCTCCACGTTCAAGATTTTGACGGTGGCTTCCGGTCTGGAGCTGGGGAAAATCAGCCGGGACAGTCGTATTCTGGACACGGGCAAGATGAAAGTGGGTGGCTGGACCATTCAGAACTACGATTACGGCAAGCATGGCGCTCCCGGCATGATTGACCTGACTTACCTTCTGATGCACTCCAGCAATATCGCCAGCGCCAAAATCTCCCTGATGCTACCCGCTCAGCAGCATCATGCGATGCTGAAACTGATGGGGATTGGCTCCAGAACCGGCATTGATATTCCCGGCGAGTCGGCAGGGATTATTCTACCGCCCAAGTCCTGGGATGAATCCACGCATGCTTCCATTGGCTACGGCTACGGCATGGCGGCCACCCCCCTACAGATTGCGTCCGCGGTGGCGGCGATTGCCAACGGGGGGATCTGGAACTCTCCGCATGTTATGAAAGGCTCACCGGTCACCCATCGACGTATTTTCAGTGAAAAAACCTGTGCCGATATGCGCTACCTGCTGACCCGCAGTATTCAGGACGCCAAAACCTCCACCGTGCGGGTGGATGGCGTGGAAGTGGCCGGAAAAACCGGAACCTCTCGTAAGCCCCGAGCCGAAGGCGTTGGCTACAGCCCCGATGTGTACACCTCCTTTGTGGGCTTTTTTCCGGCCAAAAGTCCCAAGGTGCTGATTATGGTGGTGGTGGACAGCCCGCAGATGGCTGAATCCTGGGGGAGTACCGTGGCTGGGCCCATTTTTCGCAATATCGCTCAGGAAACGGTCAGCTATTTGGGCCTGAATGCTGCTAAAATAGCACGTACAAGCGTTGCTTCTACCAGCGGATTGGGGGGTGTTCACTCGATGGCCGGGGTTCCGGTGCCCGCATCGACGCACACCCACTGA
- the murC gene encoding UDP-N-acetylmuramate--L-alanine ligase: MSIATDTLNQPLTLDKARPVHFVGVGGVGMSGLAKVLIESGFQVSGSDAAESAYTKALRALGGTIHIGHAANQVPVQAQLVVSSSIDRQNPEIALALEHGLEIHHRSSLLREVMQGGLLGHETTIGITGTHGKTTITGMTGLALKLAGLEPTVVVGGKMPQLDTNAILSPDGKYAVAELDESDGTILQYQPTLSVVANLELDHADHYTNGLQGVLDTFRTYLNALKPGSKVLFNVTCPNTKALMQDCPASVERILLAPGDVFTGQETETTYWLKNARPYAKGCYQAYVYRNSKMLGELNMSVPGKHNLFNGLCAVAVGDQLGADFDSLAEALTAFTGMGRRFEKVGEWNHALLVDDYAHHPSEVLVTLKAARESLQGTNGRVIAVFQPHRYSRLQALWDEFLTCFGDADLLFLTDVYAAHEPVIPGLTADAFAQKVKHPKAQYVPLAPDFEPVREALKAVIQPGDIVLSMGAGNITQLLRHWISP; encoded by the coding sequence GTGAGTATTGCGACGGACACCCTGAATCAACCGCTGACCCTGGACAAAGCCCGGCCCGTCCACTTTGTGGGCGTGGGTGGCGTGGGTATGAGCGGTCTGGCCAAGGTATTGATTGAGTCCGGCTTTCAGGTGAGCGGGTCGGATGCCGCTGAAAGCGCCTACACCAAAGCCTTGCGGGCCTTGGGCGGAACCATCCACATTGGGCATGCCGCGAATCAGGTGCCCGTACAAGCGCAGTTGGTGGTGTCCTCCTCCATCGATCGCCAGAACCCGGAAATCGCCCTGGCGTTGGAGCATGGGCTGGAAATCCACCATCGTTCAAGCCTGCTGCGAGAAGTGATGCAGGGCGGCCTGCTGGGCCATGAAACCACCATCGGCATTACGGGCACCCACGGAAAAACCACCATCACCGGCATGACCGGGCTGGCCCTCAAGCTGGCCGGACTGGAGCCGACCGTGGTGGTGGGCGGTAAAATGCCCCAGCTGGACACCAACGCCATTCTCAGCCCGGATGGCAAATACGCCGTGGCCGAGCTGGATGAGAGCGACGGCACCATTTTGCAGTATCAGCCCACCTTGTCCGTGGTGGCCAATCTGGAGCTGGATCACGCTGATCACTACACCAACGGGCTGCAAGGCGTACTGGATACCTTTCGCACTTACCTGAACGCCCTGAAACCGGGCAGCAAGGTGTTGTTTAACGTGACCTGCCCCAATACCAAGGCCCTCATGCAGGATTGTCCGGCTAGTGTGGAGCGGATTCTGCTGGCCCCGGGCGATGTGTTTACCGGTCAGGAGACGGAGACTACTTATTGGCTCAAAAACGCCCGTCCCTACGCCAAGGGCTGCTATCAGGCCTACGTGTACCGTAATTCCAAAATGCTGGGTGAGCTGAACATGTCCGTTCCCGGCAAGCACAACCTGTTTAACGGCCTGTGCGCGGTGGCCGTGGGCGATCAGCTGGGGGCGGATTTTGACTCTCTGGCCGAGGCCCTGACCGCCTTCACCGGTATGGGGCGTCGCTTTGAGAAAGTGGGCGAGTGGAATCACGCCCTACTGGTGGACGATTATGCCCATCACCCCAGCGAGGTTCTGGTCACCCTGAAGGCGGCCCGGGAATCCCTGCAAGGCACCAATGGGCGGGTGATTGCCGTGTTTCAGCCGCATCGCTACTCTCGTCTGCAAGCCCTGTGGGATGAGTTTTTAACCTGCTTTGGCGATGCCGATTTGCTCTTTCTGACCGATGTGTACGCCGCGCACGAGCCGGTCATTCCCGGGCTGACCGCTGATGCCTTTGCCCAGAAGGTCAAGCACCCTAAGGCGCAGTATGTGCCGTTGGCTCCTGATTTTGAGCCGGTTCGGGAGGCCCTGAAAGCGGTCATTCAGCCGGGGGACATCGTGCTGTCCATGGGGGCGGGCAATATCACCCAACTGCTGCGGCACTGGATCTCCCCATGA
- the atpH gene encoding ATP synthase F1 subunit delta, translated as MSNRLENNKVASRYAKALFESVQESGEVDRVHEDLRTVSDLLSQVPELAAFLENPGVPQADKQQFIDEQFGPKVTVWIHRLLKLLVDNHRAGVIPALVDQFSEFRNQAENSTSAEVITAVELEEELRNRIQKTLESTMGFSRVDLHNRVEPGLLGGAIIKIQDQVIDGSYVGRLEALRKQVQTL; from the coding sequence ATGAGCAACCGATTGGAAAACAACAAAGTTGCCTCCCGCTACGCCAAGGCGCTGTTTGAAAGCGTGCAGGAAAGTGGTGAAGTGGACCGGGTTCACGAAGACTTGCGCACTGTCAGCGATCTGCTTTCACAAGTGCCCGAACTGGCAGCGTTTCTGGAAAACCCTGGTGTACCTCAGGCCGACAAGCAGCAGTTTATCGATGAGCAATTCGGCCCCAAGGTCACAGTCTGGATCCATCGCTTACTCAAGTTACTGGTGGACAACCACCGGGCCGGGGTGATTCCGGCGTTGGTTGATCAATTCAGCGAATTTCGCAATCAAGCTGAAAACAGCACCAGCGCCGAGGTTATTACCGCCGTGGAACTGGAAGAGGAACTGCGCAACCGCATTCAAAAGACACTGGAGTCCACCATGGGCTTTAGCCGGGTTGATTTGCACAACCGGGTAGAGCCGGGGTTACTGGGCGGCGCCATCATCAAGATTCAGGATCAAGTCATTGATGGCAGTTATGTGGGACGTCTGGAAGCGTTGCGTAAACAGGTACAAACGTTATAA
- a CDS encoding ATP synthase F0 subunit B, giving the protein MPTFNATFLFVLLSFAIFVALMKAIYFDPIMAIKNERERKLTQDEQSAKDFLKQFEKLHSEYQAGIKQARLEAHQLIQQIRQEAKTSAQHLVIHARNDAQRETDRQMADLSIWRENTYGELESERASLTRAVIAKVKTGGKIGSATGS; this is encoded by the coding sequence ATGCCCACTTTTAACGCCACATTTCTTTTCGTCCTGCTTAGTTTTGCTATTTTTGTTGCCTTAATGAAGGCCATTTATTTCGACCCGATTATGGCCATTAAAAATGAGCGTGAGCGCAAACTGACCCAGGATGAGCAATCCGCGAAAGATTTTTTAAAGCAGTTTGAGAAACTGCACAGCGAGTATCAGGCTGGCATCAAACAGGCTCGTCTGGAAGCCCATCAACTCATCCAGCAAATTCGTCAGGAGGCCAAGACCTCGGCCCAACACCTGGTGATTCACGCCCGTAATGACGCCCAACGGGAAACCGATCGCCAAATGGCGGATCTATCCATCTGGCGGGAAAACACTTACGGAGAGCTGGAATCGGAACGCGCCTCCCTGACCCGAGCCGTCATTGCCAAAGTCAAAACCGGTGGAAAAATCGGTTCCGCCACGGGTAGTTAG
- the atpB gene encoding F0F1 ATP synthase subunit A encodes MEHEWVIQLAGQSVNLNTLIMVWLGMAVVLSAAWLSTRNLSVVPGKLQVVGEGFYDICRGITMATAGKRGDGFLYFVGSLFLFIMTANLMGQLPLRLFHIPAGELKAATADINTTSALAICTVLMYFGYGLFKKGPRYFKHYISPDPWYIGLFFLPMNILEDVTRPGSLLVRLYFNILVGEILSGIALGVTPYVLPSFVIFLELFVAVVQAYIFAILSSVYISLLSEDHH; translated from the coding sequence ATGGAACACGAATGGGTCATTCAACTCGCTGGTCAATCAGTCAACCTCAACACCCTGATCATGGTTTGGTTGGGTATGGCGGTGGTTTTGTCGGCTGCCTGGCTGTCCACCCGCAACTTGAGTGTGGTTCCCGGTAAGCTGCAAGTAGTGGGCGAAGGGTTCTACGATATTTGCCGGGGCATTACCATGGCCACCGCCGGTAAGCGAGGCGATGGTTTCCTGTACTTTGTGGGCTCCCTCTTTCTGTTCATTATGACGGCAAACCTGATGGGCCAGCTGCCCCTGCGGCTGTTCCACATCCCGGCGGGCGAACTGAAGGCCGCCACTGCCGATATCAATACCACATCCGCCCTGGCCATTTGTACCGTACTGATGTACTTCGGTTACGGGCTTTTCAAGAAGGGCCCCCGCTACTTCAAGCACTACATCTCTCCAGACCCGTGGTACATCGGTTTATTCTTCCTGCCCATGAACATTTTAGAAGATGTGACCCGTCCCGGCTCCTTGCTGGTCCGACTCTATTTCAACATTCTGGTTGGAGAGATCCTGTCGGGCATCGCGCTGGGAGTCACGCCCTACGTACTGCCCAGCTTTGTCATCTTCCTGGAGCTGTTTGTGGCCGTGGTTCAGGCATACATCTTCGCCATCCTCAGTTCGGTTTACATCAGCCTCTTGTCGGAGGACCATCACTAG
- a CDS encoding AtpZ/AtpI family protein → MEYAIQLILPILGGLLLGNWLTRTYGISPLWTVLLGILGMVMGIRILYKRSLAEQALQKERWPTRKKSATPSPPPQSLRKTQAPRAEPNLSSHTEADDTPKTIDPQHQPEKTGQSSSPPPARANTTLNALHELYQKLENAPPEENDDLPPNLDTELNRDDPTHDPKSPPSER, encoded by the coding sequence ATGGAATACGCCATCCAGCTCATCCTACCCATTCTTGGTGGCCTTCTGCTGGGAAATTGGCTAACCCGCACCTATGGCATCTCTCCGCTGTGGACAGTTTTACTAGGCATCCTGGGCATGGTTATGGGCATTCGCATCCTGTACAAGCGCAGCCTGGCCGAACAAGCCCTGCAAAAAGAGCGCTGGCCAACCCGGAAGAAGTCCGCCACCCCGTCCCCCCCGCCGCAATCCTTGAGAAAAACGCAGGCACCCAGGGCGGAACCGAATCTGTCCTCCCACACGGAAGCGGATGACACCCCCAAGACGATTGATCCACAGCACCAACCAGAAAAGACAGGCCAGTCAAGCAGTCCGCCTCCCGCCAGGGCCAACACCACACTGAATGCCCTGCATGAATTGTACCAGAAACTCGAGAACGCCCCTCCCGAAGAGAATGACGACCTTCCACCCAACCTGGACACAGAACTGAACCGTGATGACCCGACCCACGACCCCAAATCTCCCCCCTCCGAGCGCTGA
- the atpE gene encoding ATP synthase F0 subunit C, translating to METAAVALLAGALAVGIAAIGPAIGISLMTAAFFNSVARQPEVQGNITTQYFITLGVVELLGLFGFVTFFLLFQKFGG from the coding sequence ATGGAAACAGCAGCAGTCGCGTTATTAGCTGGTGCCCTCGCCGTTGGGATCGCCGCCATTGGCCCCGCCATCGGTATCAGTTTGATGACCGCCGCCTTCTTCAACAGCGTTGCCCGTCAACCCGAAGTTCAGGGCAACATCACCACCCAATATTTCATCACCCTGGGTGTTGTGGAATTGCTGGGTTTGTTCGGTTTCGTAACCTTTTTCCTGCTGTTCCAGAAGTTCGGCGGCTAA
- a CDS encoding UDP-N-acetylmuramoyl-L-alanyl-D-glutamate--2,6-diaminopimelate ligase has product MKLTDLSQYLSEPKRVTPDLFTRQAEQPIDGVTSDSRQVKAGTVFVALGGSRTDGHQFLQSAAQQGAVALIIEQDRQSGLSLPANIPVIAVPNTYRALAEVSAALHDFPGRKMRLVGVTGTNGKTTVTHLIEQMLADQGEKVGLIGTLGQKTSKRQAYDSTGHTTPMATELQEILHEMKDEGNDYVVMEVSSHALDQYRVHHCDFEVAVLTNLTQDHLDYHKTMENYWKAKALLFSRLEVAPDKPRAAVINLDSDYAREFIAACPEGVTLYTYGIHSPDANVRIENADYSIAGSSFTVVTPAGKAQVKLKLGGQFSVYNALAALASGLALGISLEACVKSLERVPGIRGRFEVVSEKPYVIVDYAHTPDGLENVLNAARVVTPKDARLIAVFGCGGDRDATKRPKMGGIAERLADVLVITSDNPRTEDPQQIITDVISGIQRFDSARMIVDADRQAAIHQAIDLAQPNDIIVVAGKGHEDYQILGDRTIHFDDREVVQDYVKQKRELSSV; this is encoded by the coding sequence ATGAAATTGACCGATCTTTCCCAGTACCTGTCAGAGCCCAAGAGGGTGACCCCGGATTTGTTCACCCGACAAGCGGAGCAACCGATTGACGGGGTGACCAGCGATTCGCGTCAGGTCAAGGCGGGTACCGTGTTTGTGGCGCTTGGGGGTAGCCGTACGGACGGGCATCAGTTTTTACAGAGCGCCGCCCAGCAAGGCGCGGTGGCCCTGATTATCGAGCAGGATCGTCAATCCGGCCTGTCCTTGCCTGCCAATATCCCGGTGATTGCCGTCCCCAACACCTACAGGGCCCTGGCTGAAGTCAGCGCCGCCCTGCACGACTTCCCCGGGCGCAAGATGCGTCTGGTGGGGGTGACCGGCACCAATGGCAAAACCACCGTCACGCACCTGATTGAGCAGATGCTGGCGGATCAGGGTGAGAAAGTGGGGCTGATTGGCACGTTGGGGCAAAAGACCAGCAAGCGCCAAGCGTACGACTCTACCGGGCACACCACGCCTATGGCCACTGAATTGCAGGAAATTTTGCACGAGATGAAGGACGAGGGCAACGACTACGTGGTCATGGAGGTCAGCTCTCACGCTTTGGACCAGTACCGGGTGCATCATTGCGACTTTGAAGTGGCCGTGTTGACCAACCTGACCCAGGATCACCTGGATTACCACAAAACCATGGAGAATTACTGGAAGGCCAAGGCCCTCCTGTTTAGTCGTCTGGAAGTGGCTCCCGACAAGCCCCGGGCCGCGGTCATCAATCTGGATTCCGATTATGCCCGGGAGTTCATCGCCGCCTGCCCGGAAGGGGTGACCCTGTATACCTACGGCATTCACAGCCCGGACGCCAACGTGCGCATTGAGAACGCCGACTACAGTATCGCTGGCTCCTCTTTCACCGTGGTCACGCCAGCGGGTAAGGCCCAAGTGAAGCTGAAGCTGGGTGGACAGTTCAGCGTGTACAACGCTTTGGCCGCTTTGGCCAGTGGTCTGGCGCTGGGGATTTCGCTGGAAGCCTGCGTGAAATCGCTGGAGCGGGTGCCCGGCATTCGGGGCCGCTTTGAAGTGGTCTCTGAAAAGCCTTATGTCATTGTGGATTACGCCCACACCCCCGATGGTCTGGAGAACGTGCTGAACGCCGCCCGAGTGGTCACGCCCAAGGATGCCCGTCTGATCGCCGTGTTTGGTTGCGGGGGCGATCGGGACGCCACCAAGCGCCCCAAAATGGGGGGCATTGCCGAGCGCTTGGCCGATGTGCTGGTGATTACCTCCGATAACCCCAGAACCGAAGACCCCCAGCAGATTATTACCGATGTCATTTCGGGCATTCAGCGCTTTGATTCCGCCCGCATGATTGTGGACGCCGATCGGCAGGCGGCCATTCATCAGGCCATCGATCTGGCCCAGCCCAACGACATCATCGTGGTGGCGGGCAAAGGCCACGAAGATTACCAGATTCTGGGCGATCGCACCATTCACTTCGATGATCGGGAAGTGGTGCAGGACTACGTGAAGCAAAAACGCGAACTGTCGTCGGTTTAG
- the rimO gene encoding 30S ribosomal protein S12 methylthiotransferase RimO translates to MTPPSLTSDAPTTEIPQAGSCGKKKVGFVHLGCPKNLVDTETMLGILDKDQHQIVASEEEADIVLVNTCAFIDSAQKESVSVLANLAEQGKELLITGCLAQKFQGELLDLFPEAKAVVGINNVAEIGDVMKRVESGERVLAMQQDPTYILEEDTVRRHITVGSYTYLKIAEGCDYKCSFCIIPSMRGAFRSRSVENIVENAREMAQRGVTEIILVGQDTTSYGKDIGSSLPALLRALNEVEEIEWIRFMYAYPNLVSDELLETINDCDKVVKYLDCPLQHSHPDVLKRMRRPVTDLVEFAARARAKIKNVKLRTSFIVGFPGETEEHYQHLKEIIEQVQWDRLGVFEYSDVDTAHSKTLDGKVKKSVIKQRRNELMALQQQIAFAKNQEMIGQTVDVLIDMVNQYGTLIGRTQWDAPEVDNTVQVKGQAVPGEIVKVKITHVTPYDLKGIIAAE, encoded by the coding sequence ATGACTCCTCCCTCCCTCACCTCAGACGCTCCCACGACCGAAATCCCTCAGGCCGGTAGCTGCGGCAAGAAAAAAGTGGGCTTTGTCCATTTAGGCTGCCCTAAAAATCTGGTGGATACCGAAACCATGCTGGGCATTCTGGATAAAGACCAGCACCAGATTGTGGCCAGCGAGGAAGAGGCGGACATTGTGCTGGTCAACACCTGCGCTTTCATCGACTCCGCCCAGAAAGAGTCGGTCAGCGTGCTGGCCAATCTGGCCGAGCAGGGCAAGGAGCTGTTGATCACCGGCTGTCTGGCCCAGAAGTTTCAGGGCGAGCTGCTGGATTTGTTCCCGGAAGCCAAGGCCGTGGTGGGCATCAACAACGTGGCCGAGATTGGCGACGTGATGAAGCGGGTGGAAAGTGGCGAGCGGGTGCTGGCCATGCAGCAGGATCCCACCTATATATTGGAAGAAGACACCGTGCGGCGGCACATTACGGTGGGTTCCTACACCTATCTTAAAATCGCCGAGGGCTGCGATTACAAATGCTCCTTCTGTATTATCCCCAGCATGCGGGGCGCTTTCCGCAGCCGCAGTGTGGAAAACATTGTGGAAAACGCCCGGGAAATGGCCCAGCGGGGCGTCACCGAAATCATTCTGGTGGGGCAGGACACTACCAGCTACGGCAAGGACATCGGTTCCAGTCTGCCTGCCCTGCTGCGGGCCCTGAACGAGGTGGAAGAGATCGAGTGGATTCGCTTTATGTACGCTTATCCCAATCTGGTCTCCGATGAACTGCTGGAAACCATTAACGACTGTGACAAAGTGGTGAAGTATCTGGATTGCCCCTTGCAGCACAGTCACCCAGACGTGTTAAAGCGCATGCGCCGCCCGGTGACCGATCTGGTGGAGTTTGCCGCGCGGGCTCGGGCCAAGATCAAGAACGTCAAGCTGCGCACCTCCTTTATTGTGGGCTTCCCCGGCGAGACGGAAGAGCATTACCAGCACCTGAAAGAAATCATTGAGCAGGTGCAGTGGGATCGCCTCGGTGTGTTTGAGTATTCCGACGTGGATACCGCCCACAGCAAGACGCTGGACGGTAAGGTCAAGAAGAGTGTGATCAAGCAGCGTCGTAACGAGCTGATGGCCTTGCAGCAGCAGATCGCCTTCGCCAAAAATCAGGAAATGATTGGGCAAACCGTGGATGTGTTGATCGACATGGTCAACCAGTACGGCACTCTGATTGGGCGCACCCAGTGGGACGCCCCGGAGGTGGATAATACCGTGCAGGTCAAGGGGCAGGCCGTCCCGGGTGAGATTGTGAAGGTCAAAATCACCCATGTCACCCCCTACGATTTGAAGGGCATTATCGCCGCCGAGTAG
- a CDS encoding YajQ family cyclic di-GMP-binding protein: MAKDASFDIVSEFDQQELVNALDQTRREIASRFDLKDSGSDVEMEEGKKIVVTTTDEFRAQNIYDILEAKVVKRGLSPLILDRQEPEAALGGKVRQVINLKQGIETDMAKKIVAHIKEAKLKVQASIQGDQVRVTGKSRDDLQEVIKHVREFGDRQSMPLQFTNYR; this comes from the coding sequence ATGGCCAAGGATGCCAGCTTTGATATTGTTTCCGAATTCGATCAGCAGGAGTTGGTGAACGCGCTGGATCAAACCCGCCGGGAAATCGCTTCCCGCTTTGACCTGAAAGATTCCGGCAGCGATGTGGAGATGGAAGAGGGCAAGAAAATCGTGGTGACCACCACGGATGAATTCCGGGCCCAGAATATCTATGATATTTTAGAAGCCAAAGTGGTTAAGCGGGGTCTGAGTCCCTTGATTCTGGATCGTCAGGAGCCGGAAGCCGCTTTGGGCGGGAAAGTCCGTCAGGTCATCAACCTGAAGCAGGGCATTGAAACCGATATGGCCAAGAAAATCGTGGCCCATATCAAGGAAGCCAAGCTGAAAGTGCAGGCCAGCATTCAGGGCGATCAGGTGCGGGTGACCGGCAAAAGTCGAGATGATCTGCAAGAGGTTATCAAGCACGTGCGAGAGTTCGGCGATCGCCAGAGCATGCCCCTGCAGTTTACCAACTATCGCTAG
- a CDS encoding ATP synthase F0 subunit B, with protein sequence MLLTQTINPFLQQASVFWLQAHHESGEHPMTFLQQLEHSNVFNVLLVVLILGFVAKKLNLFGGIDAQRQKLAAEVEAVELQKKNALAQLEEAKRKTGALTDEINEILTTARTSAEAMSNQILSDARNESTKIVENAKKRMELERRAAIKDLERRLLSDALADARTELAAQLNAADQKRSVESFLDELSQIKGGQR encoded by the coding sequence ATGTTACTTACACAAACAATCAATCCCTTCTTGCAGCAAGCCTCCGTGTTCTGGCTGCAGGCGCACCACGAGAGCGGTGAACACCCCATGACCTTCCTCCAGCAACTGGAGCACTCCAATGTGTTCAACGTCCTGTTGGTAGTGCTGATTCTGGGATTTGTCGCCAAAAAGCTGAATCTCTTCGGGGGCATTGACGCCCAGCGCCAAAAACTGGCCGCGGAAGTCGAGGCCGTTGAGTTGCAAAAAAAGAATGCCCTGGCCCAACTGGAAGAGGCCAAGCGGAAGACCGGCGCCTTGACCGATGAGATCAACGAAATTTTAACCACAGCCCGCACTTCGGCGGAGGCCATGTCCAACCAGATTCTGAGCGACGCCCGTAACGAATCGACCAAAATTGTGGAAAACGCCAAAAAGCGGATGGAACTGGAGCGCCGGGCAGCCATCAAGGATCTGGAGCGCCGTTTGTTGAGTGACGCGCTGGCCGATGCCCGAACCGAGCTGGCCGCTCAATTAAACGCCGCTGACCAAAAGCGTTCCGTTGAAAGTTTTCTGGATGAACTGTCACAAATCAAGGGAGGCCAGCGCTGA